The following are from one region of the Dreissena polymorpha isolate Duluth1 chromosome 2, UMN_Dpol_1.0, whole genome shotgun sequence genome:
- the LOC127869469 gene encoding LOW QUALITY PROTEIN: mucin-5AC-like (The sequence of the model RefSeq protein was modified relative to this genomic sequence to represent the inferred CDS: deleted 2 bases in 1 codon): protein TTTTTSTTTTTTTTTTTTTTTTTTTTTTTTTTTTTTTTTTTTTTTTTSTTTTTTTTTTTTTTTTTTTTTTTTTTSTTTTTSTTTTTTTTTSTTTTTTSTSATTTSAATTTTNTTITTTSSTTTTTTTTTTTTTTTTTTTTTTTTSTTTTTTTTTTTTTSTTTTTTTTSTTTTTTTTTTTTTTTTTTTTTTTTTTTTTTTTTTNTTTNTTTTSSTTSATTTTATTSTTSTTTTTSSTTTTTTTTTTTTTTTTTTTTTTTTTSTTTTTTTTTTTTTTTTTTTTTTTTTTTTTTTTTTSTTTTTTTTTTTTTTTTTTTTTTTTTSTTTTTTTTTTTTTTTTTTTTTTTTTTTTTTTTTTTTTSSTTTSATTSTTTTTTTTTTTTTTTTTSTTTTTTTTTTTTTTTTTTTTTTTTTTTTTTTTTTTTTTTTTTTTTTTSTTTTATAAATITTTTTTTTTTTTTTTTTTTTTTTTTSTTTTTTTTTTTTTTTITTTFTTTTNTTAGTTTTTTTTTTTTTTTTTTTTTTTTTTTTTTTTTTTTTTTTTTTTTTTTTTTTTTTTTTTTTSTTTTTTTTTTTTTTTTTTTTTTTTTTTTTTTTTTTTTTTTTTTTTTTTTTTTTITTTTTTITT from the exons actactactactacttctactactactactactactacaaccactactactactactactactactactactactactactactactactactactactactacaactactactactactactactactactactactacttctactactactactactactactactactactactactactactactactactactactactactactaccactactacttctactactactactacttctactactactactactactactactacttctactactaccactactacttctacttctgctactactacttctgctgctactactactactaatacgactatcaccactacttcttctactactactactactactactactactactactactactactactactactactactactactactactacttctactactactactactactactactactactactactacttctactactactactactacgactacttctactactactactactactactactactactaccactactactactactactactactactactactactactactactactactactactactactactactaatactactactaatactactactactagtagtactacttctgctactactactactgctactacttctactacttctactaccaccactacttcttctactactactactactactactactactactactactactactactactactactactactactactactactacttctactactactactactactactactactactactactactactactactactactactactactactactactactactactactactactactacgactacttctactactactactactactactactactactactactaccactactactactactactactactactactactacttctactactactactactactaccactactactactactactactactactactactactactactactactactactactactactactactactactactactactactacttcttctactactacttctgctactacttctactactactact actactactaccactactactactactactactactacttctactactactactactactactactactactactactacgactactactactactactactactactactactactactactactactactactactactactactactactaccactaccactactactactactactacatctactactactactgctactgctgctgctactattactactactactactactactactactactactactactactactactactactactactactactactactacttcaactactactactactactacaactactactactactactaccactattacgactacttttactactactactaatactactgctggtactactactactactactactactactactactactactactactactactactactactactactactactactactactactactactactactactactactactactactactactactactactactactactactactactaccactaccactaccactactactactactactacatctactactactactactactactactactactactactactactactactactactactactactactactactactactactactactactactactactactactactactactactactactactactactactactacaactactactactactactattactactactactactactattactact
- the LOC127869470 gene encoding uncharacterized protein LOC127869470, producing MRMGCLCSKYRRNRLRKRREKQFESQLWKHILSGPIKLQDGSIIIDAEQDPDALTGHLADVCEDEDDFNRMDDTCLGHMFSDSFAARRIASTEPFKRGLHSFEVSARIAENIQELYDLRQHDVSSLDREPMQIFKGSNEDTSVSLPVFPRRVFHRGESSVERAYFERMQIAHVTICNESNGDETSTPDTRNTNLHTRYSMQHLGSRSETPTAMSDCEDADIVEGIEEDTIQEEPEEDEVALYEIHNRIGAYEEYIDENNSVMDDLYFAHHGHHIEFDLISVSDFGNNSVINELSESHIMISPKLFEQLAQLPTKQYELSELHQENACQICMEIYQSGDILKTLPCFHDYHDACIDEWLKENITCPICRTVIECLEGDDEQTEEYDS from the exons ATGAGAATGGGATGTTTGTGTTCAAAGTATAGGAGAAATAGATTAAGGAAACGTCGGGAg AAACAATTTGAATCACAGCTATGGAAACATATACTATCAGGTCCCATTAAATTGCAAGATGGTTCCATCATAATCGATGCCGAGCAAGACCCGGATGCATTGACAGGACATCTAGCTGATGTGTGCGAGGACGAAGATGACTTTAACAGAATGGATGACACCTGCTTGGGACACATGTTTTCAGATTCGTTTGCTGCAAGGCGGATAGCTTCTACTGAACCATTTAAACGTGGTTTGCATTCTTTTGAAGTATCGGCCAGAATCGCTGAAAACATTCAAGAGCTTTATGATTTACGTCAACATGACGTGTCAAGTTTAGATCGAGAGCCGATGCAGATTTTTAAAGGTTCAAATGAAGACACGTCTGTTTCCTTACCGGTATTTCCGCGACGTGTGTTCCATCGTGGAGAGTCTTCCGTTGAAAGAGCGTATTTTGAGAGAATGCAAATAGCCCACGTTACAATCTGTAATGAATCAAACGGAGATGAGACTTCGACGCCAGATACAAGAAATACAAATTTACATACCAGATATTCGATGCAACACTTGGGCAGCAGAAGCGAGACACCAACTGCCATGTCCG ATTGTGAAGACGCTGATATTGTCGAAGGGATTGAAGAAGACACGATACAAGAAGAGCCTGAAGAGGATGAAGTAGCGTTATATGAAATCCACAATAGAATAGGCGCATATGAAGAATATATAGATGAAAATAACAGTGTCATGGACGATCTTTATTTTGCACATCATGGCCATCACATTGAGTTTGATTTAATATCAGTCTCAGATTTTGGAAACAACAGTGTTATAAATGAACTCAGTGAGTCTCACATTATGATATCACCAAAACTTTTCGAACAATTGGCCCAGCTACCAACCAAACAGTATGAGCTGTCTGAATTACATCAAgaaaatgcatgccaaatatgtatgGAGATATACCAGAGCGGAGATATTCTTAAAACGTTACCGTGTTTCCATGACTACCATGATGCATGCATTGACGAATGGCTTAAG GAAAACATAACCTGCCCGATATGTAGAACCGTGATTGAGTGTTTGGAAGGAGATGATGAACAGACAGAAGAATACGACTCGTGA